The Paenibacillus wynnii DNA window TCCATCATCTGAACCCGTATAGATTTGATAGGTTTCACTGTACCGCGGTTTGATCTTGCCGCTCCACCGAACAGAGAAGAAATCTATACCAATTGCAGAATTAGGCGATAATAACCGCCAGTTAAAATCGAGAGCAGCATCCTTACGCACAAGAGCAGGGGTTCCTGAAAGCTGCATATTCGAAAAATACTCTCCCTGCAGTCCATTCTCATATACGGGTGTAACTGTTTGTAAAGGCTCCTGATTTTGCGATGTAACCGTAGCAGGCGTTGGCGTTGGCGTCGGTGTTGGCGTTGGCGTCGGCGTCGGTGTTGGCGTTGGCGTCGGTGTTGGCGTTGGCGTCGGTGTTGGCGTCGGCGTTGGTGTCGGCGTCGGCGTTGGCGTTGGTGTCGGCGTCGGCGTCGGTGTTGGCGTCGGCGTTGGTGTAACAGTCGATACTGTTACATTTAATGCATTTGAAGCTAAAAATAATGCGTTAGAGGGAACTGCACCCTTAATTTGACTAGGGCTTTCCCACATTAGACGAACTCGTGCATCTCCATCGTTCTCATAATATTCAATTTTAATGTCGTACAACTGGCCTGCTTGCAGAGGTATACTTCCGACACGTTCGGTTCCACTCTGTTTCGTCCAGCTGTCAATCACGATCTTCCCATCTACCCATACTCGAATACCATCATCCGAGGCTGTGTAAATCTGATAGGTCTCGCTATATAGAGGTTTGATTTTACCTGTCCAGCGTACGGAAAAGTAGTTGATGCCAAGTGAACTGGCTGGTGCTGTCAACCGCCAATTGAAATCAATTGCGCTATCATTCCGGACAAGTGCCGGTGTTCCTGAAAGAGTCATATTCTTAAAATATTGTCCCTGCAGCCCGTTTTGGGCCGGAAGTAGAAGACCTACTACCGGTGTGGGTGTCGGAACAGGCGTTGGTGTGGGTGATGGAGTAGCACTCGGAACCACTCCTGTACTGTATTCATCCCGGGTTAAAGTATAACTATTAATCATAAAGCTAGTTATGGTAGCCGTAGTATTTTTCTCGTAGAGCATCTTGCCCCAATTCATCATAAATGCCCAGTTAGGCTGTGTCTTGAGAATTGTGCCCGGATCGGGCATTTCACCGTTTTCTCCGATCGCGATCGGTTTGCCGGCAGCAAGAGTAAGCAGACTGTCATAATAGCTTTGTTTGTAATCATTCTCATATATATCTGCTGCCAGAATATCCACCTTGACTGCACCTGGATAGGTCGAGGCATAAGGATTAGCCCAGGCATTCGGTGCATTCGGGCTCCATACCCACAGCAGGTTGTTTAATTTATGATAGTTAACATAACGGTCATACATAATGTTCCAAAGGGTAGAAAAGTTATTCTTTTGCCCCCACCAGAACCAACCGCCATTCATTTCATGATAAGGTCTCCACAATACAGGTACACCCGCATCGCGCAAGCTTTTCAGGGAAACTGCCACCTTATCAAGCTCAGTAATCAGGCTGTTGTATTGCGCTGTTCCTGGTGTTACGTATTTGTCAAAGTCAGCCTGACTTAGGCTCCTTGAGACATTGGACCAGTCATACGTTGTTCCGGGAAGGTTCTCATGGAATGTCATTGCCACGATGCCGCCGTTTTTGTTCCAACTGATTGCACTGTTGACCACATTTTGCCGTTGCCAAGCCGTAGTACTTTCCGTCTGACCGCTTATTGCACCCAGCTCGTAGCCATGTAGCGCAGCATATTTCCCACTGGTTGCCTGCAGCTTGTTGCTGAATTCATCCGGACTTTCCAAATAGTCATGCTGGCCGGTTAAAATTCCTCTTCCGGAAATATCGGATACGTACTTCAGCAGCTTGATCGCTTCAGGTGAAGCATTTGGATTAACCGGGGCAAAACTTACAGCAGCTTCTGCAGATAGGGGCGCGATACTCAAACCCAACGGAATGGCAGTCAAGAACAGAGCAAGAGACAGCAACGAACATAACAGTCGATACTTACGGTAAGCTATCAAAATTCATCTTCCTCTCGGTAGCCAGGCTGCCACTCTTGCGAAAGGCCCTATAGCTTTGCGTCCCTATCTTTCGATAGGTTTGCCTTTGTCGTTTAGAAGGATTTATCCCTCTTACCGTAAATATCGACTGTATTTAGTTTTAGTTTAGTGCATTTATGAAAATTCTTTAATAATTAGTTCTTTGTACCTGTTTCAGGACTACACAAAATGGTTTAAATAGTTAGATTGTGCTACGAAATAAACTGATGTAATTCGATATCATCCCAATCCAGCGTGATCCGGATATTATCCTCTTCAACCAGCTCAGAGCCAGTCTGCACCTCAATAAATTCGAGATTCGTCAGAGCCAGTATGGCATGTTTGGTACCCTCAGGTATCCGAACTACGTCACCTGCTTTTACGTTATGCATTTTTTCGTTCAGTACAATACTGGCCTCACCACTGATTATTGTCCAGATCTCACTGCGTTTATGATGAAGCTGGTAGCTGATATTTTTGCCTTCGGCTATAAAAATCCGCTTAGTAAGTACTTCATTGCCCTCATCATATTTCACATAGTCGATCACTCGATAATGTCCCCAACGGCGCTCTTCATACATGGGTCTTTGTTCAAAAGTCTTCAATACTTCCTTGATGCGCGGACTTTCCGCTTTATGGGTAACCAGAATTCCATCAGGGCTTGCTGCGATAATAAGATCTTTCGCGCCAATGACGGTAATCGGAATATCCAATTCATTAATCAGGCAAGTTCCTTCGGAGTCAGCCGTGATAAATCCTTTGCCAACGTGATTGCTGGACATTTCCTCAGTCAGTGTATTCCACGTGCCTAAGTCTTTCCAGAACCCGTCATACGGCTGCACCACGATGTTATCCTCTTTTTCAACCACTTCATAATCAAAGCTGATGGATGCGAGCAGTTTATACTGCTTCTGCATTTCTTCATATCCCAAGGGAAGTCCCTTGCTCTGTAAGATATCCAGCAGATAGCCCAACCGGAAGGCGAATACGCCGCAGTTCCATAAAGCATTCCGACTAATTAGCTCCTCGGCTTGTTTACGGTCCGGTTTTTCCTGAAAATGACTCACACGCAGAAATCCATTTTCCCCTGCCGCATCGCGAGTCGGTATAATGTACCCATACTTCTCTGATGCCAGTTCAGGGACAACACCCATAAGTGCCAAGTTCGCGCCGCTCTCCTCCATTGTGCTCTCCAGTTTGGCCACACTCTCGAAGAAGGAAGACTCCACATAAGGATCTACCGGCAAAATGGCTACAATCTCAGAGGGGGAAACCCCTGCCACCGAATACAAGTAGGAGGCCGTGAGCGCAATCGCCGGAAAGGTATCACGCCGTTCCGGTTCAACAATGATCGGCACTTCGCTGCCCAGCTGACTTTGTATCATTTCCACCTGACCGCGGCCTGTTGCCAGATAAGAGGAACTCTCAAGACCCGTTTCTTTAAGCTGTCTCCAGACCCGTTGCACCATGGATTCCGGCTCACCTTGCGGGCTTTCTAATACTCTTAAAAATTGTTTTGAACGTGAATCGTTGGACAAGGGCCACAACCGTTTTCCTGAACCGCCTGACAATAGTACTAGTTTCATAAGTGAACCCTCCTTATGGGATTGTTATAAAAGAATGGGATGTTATGGCTGGGGGACTGCGATGAATGTTGGACTTCCGATCGCTGTTATCCTTGGATTTCCTGAATTGTGACCGCTCCTCGCGGTTGAAATCCAAGGATAAAGGCGAACACTTCGTTTCTACAGTTCCAAAATTCCTCTTCGTCCCTTTACATAACACTGTGTTTTTATAAAGATCCCATTATCTCCGCTAGCGCGATCGACCACTTGGTAGCTTTCCGGCGGCAATACTGCCTTGGAAAGCCAACCATAAAGAGATAACAGACAAAGAGATAAGACATAAGAGATAAGAGATTAAACCAACCTATACCGCGCCAGCCACACTCTGAGAATAACCGCTAAGGCCGCCCATCTGAGGGCGCCCAACGGAATGATATTCTAGGCCGGTGCCCTCGATTTGTTGCTTGGTATAAAGGTTGCGGCCGTCAATCAGAATTTGCTTACGCATGCTTTGCGCCAGCTTGTGCAAGTCGATATCCCTGAACAGGCTCCAATCCGTCAGCAGGCAGACCGCATCACTGTCTTTCGCCGCTTCTTCCGGCAAGGAGCACCAACGGAGCTGCGGATGATCGTATTGCTTCCTGAAGTTATCGGCAGCAATCGGATCGAAGAGTTTCACGATGGCACCCTCTGCAACAAGGGCCTCAACGATTTCACGGGCCGGGGCTTCACGTACATCATCTGTATTAGGCTTGAATGCGAGTCCCCAAATTCCGATTACAGCTCCTCGGAGACTTCCTAATGATTCATGCAGCTTCGAGATAATCATGAAACGCTGACCCTTGTTGACCTCAACCACAGATTCCAAAAGCTTGAATTCATAATCGACGTTACCAGCGATTTGAATCAGTGCATTGGTGTCCTTAGGGAAGCAGGAGCCGCCGTACCCGATACCAGCTTGCAGGAATGAGGAACCAATTCTGCGGTCCATCCCCATACCTTGGGCTACCTCGGTTACATCAGCTCCCACTTTTTCGCAAATATTAGCAATCTCGTTGATGAACGAGATTTTAGTAGCCAAGAAGGCATTTGAAGCATATTTAATCATTTCCGCGCTGCGAATATCGGTCACGAATACATTCTCCGTAAATCCTTGGTGTAGCTTTCTCATAACCGGCTCGAGGTCCGGATTATCCAACCCGATGACAATTCGATCTGGATGAAGCGTATCACTGATGGCTGAACCTTCTCTTAAGAATTCAGGGGCAGAGACGATATCAAAAGGATAAGTGGTCTGTGAAGCAATCATCTTGCGAATCTTTTCATTGGTTCCGACGGGAACGGTAGACTTAGTCATAATAATTTTGTAGCCATCCATGGCTCTGCCGACTTCGGCCGCCGCACCTTCGATATACTGAAGATCCGCTTCTCCGTTCGGCAGGGAAGGTGTCCCTACAGCAAGGATGATGATATCAGAACGCCGTACTGAATCCGTAAGATCGGAGGAGAAGGACAAGCGTCCCTCACGAAGATTCACTTCAATTAAAGCTTCGATTCCCGGCTCATAAATGGGAGATTCCATGCGGTTTAGCTTATTGATCTTTTCCTCATCTTTATCCACACAAATGACATGATTTCCGTTAAGTGTAAAGCATACGCCAGATACAAGACCGACATAGCCAGTACCGATTACTGCCAGCTTCATACAATCATCCTCCTTTTAAAAAGTTTACGTAGGCCTGTTCGACGTACTGCTTGAAATTAACCATGAACGACTCTTCGTCAAATTTCTGTGCATGACTTATGATTTGTCCGATATCCCATGAATAAGATTCAACTTCGTTAATCGCCGCCAGTAAATCCTCAACCTCTTGATGCTGGAAGAACACTCCGTTGACATATGGGATGATCGTATCCAGTGCGCCGCCAGCCTGATAAGCGATAACCGGTCGGCCGGCAGCGTTCGCCTCCAAAGGAGTAATACCGAAATCTTCCTCCCCGGGAAAGATAAGCGCACGGCATTGTGCCATTAAACCTGTCACCTGATCGTCCTCAAGCCTGCCCAGAAATGACACATTGCTCTTAGCCATACTTTCCAGCCGCTTCCGATCCGGACCATCGCCAACAATGTACAGCTTAAGACCGTTTCTACTGAAAGCTTCGACTGCCAAATCAATACGTTTATAAGAGACCAATCGTGAAACAATTAAATAATAGTCCCCGATAGTGCTTGAACTTGTAAAACGCGCTGTGTTAATCGGTGGGAAAATAATATCAGAGTCCCGATGATAGTAGTTCTGAATCCTTTTCTTCACTACAGAAGAGTTGGCTACAAACTGATTCACATTCTTAGATGTCCGCTGATCCCAATTTTTGAGCTGCTGCATATATACCTTCAGTAGCCTTTTGTATAACCCGGAATTGGACTGCCGCTCCATATATGTGTCGTAATCCCAAGCAAACCGCATTGGAGTATGGCAGTAGCATAGATGGAATGTATGACTCGGCACTTGAATGCTTTTCATAAAAGCACTGCTGGAGCTGAGTACGATGTCGTATCCGCTAAAGTCCAAATCCTTGATGGCCATAGGGTAAAGTGGCAGCATCCCTTTAAAATTAGTCTTCACTCCCGGAATTTTTTGCAACCAGGAGGTTCGGATATCCGCATCTTTGAGATTGTCAGTCAGGCGGCTTCCGTTGAAAACCGTCGTGAAGATCGGAGCTTCCGGATACATATGGTGGAATACTTCCACAACTCGTTCCGCTCCGCCCATTTGGATTAAGTAATCGTGCGCTATCGCAATTTTCATGTGAATCATCCTCAAAGTTTTATGGAGCATCATCAGAGTTACCACATCGTAATAAGTTTTACCTCGGAAGCCTTTGCTGTTCTCCGAAGCTCTAAGTCAGGTGCTTGCCAGCAAGCCTTTGTAGTAGTCCACAATATCCCTGACCGTGTTCTCGATTACAAAATGCTCCTTCACCCGCTTCATACCGTTGTCCGCCATCTTTCTTCTCTCCTCAGGGTGTTCCAGCATCCATGTAATGGATTCTGCCAAGAGGTCAGGATCACCAGGTTGGATCAGCATTCCCGTCTCACCGGGTATGACAATTTCCACTGGGCCCCCTTCGTTCGAAGCGATAACGGGAAGTCCCGCCGCCATTCCCTCAACGATAACCTGACCAAACGGCTCGGGTGTAATTGAGGTGTGTATCAGTAAATCCGCTGTGTTCATGATTCCTTGTATATCTTCCACGTGACCTAGGAGGCTCACATTCGTTAATCCATCTTGTTCAATCTTCTGAACCAATTCCTTCTTATATTCCTCTTCTCCAAACAAGGCGTCACCGGCTAGCCAAAATTTCACGCGCCCGTCTTGGCTGAACTTCTTAGCGGCTTCCAGCACAATATGCTGGCCCTTCCAATGCGCCAAACGGCCGACAAGTAATACGTTGAAATCCTTCTGATCTCTCTTCCCGATCCCGCCGCCTATGGCTTTGGCAAAAGCCGAGTAGACAACCAATGTTTTTTTGGAACGCGGCAGCTCCAAGGCATTTAATGTGGAGTGGGAATTCGCAATTACACCGTTTGGAAGTAAACGTGACAGTAATCGGATAGCTTTCGCAACCACCGGCTTCAAATACGGAGCACCGATGTGATCACGAATATGCCAGATTAAGGGCACGCCGGCCTTTTTGGCGGCAATGGTACCGTATAGAGCTGATTTCAATGAGTTGGTATGAACACAATCTACTTTTTCTTGCTTCAGTAGAGGCGCCAGCTTTCGGCCGTATGCCAAAAGTTTGAACAATGCACCAGGGGCGCCTAAATTAACGGCATTCCGGCCGCGAGACCGAACACTTTCATCCAGGGGGATAATCCGTACATCGATCCCCTTTTCCTTAAGCCGTTCAGCCAGCACGCCTTCCTCTGCCAATATAACCAGCGGATCAATCTGCTCTCCGATGTTCGTCAGGATGTTAAACAAGGCTACCTCGCCTCCGCTCCACTTAGCGGTATGGTCTATATAAGCTACTCTTAGCATCCTGCAGCCACATCCTTTTCAAGAGCTTCCCGGAATACAGCTTCTACTCCGTCAGCTACATGCTGCCATGTGTATTTCTCAAGTACATGATCTCTGCATTCATCACGAGATGGAAGGAGCTTTCGATTGCTAAGCATATGGATAATGCCTTCTGCCATATCTTCACTGGCTGGACTCTTGAACAGCAGTTCCGGTCTGAAGCCTTGCAGGATTTCCTTGTTGCCTCCGACTGGTGTAGCCATAACCGGCAATCCGGTCGCCATTGCTTCGACGGTAATTAGTCCAAAGCCTTCCAGTGCCTGTGAAGGAACTACGAAGAGATCCGCTGCTTGGTAATACCCTGTTAGTTCATGATCCGGAATGTATCCGAGCAGCCTTACTTTATTACTTAAGCCATAGTCGGCAATTTTCTCTTCCAGCTCTCCGCGCAGCGGGCCTTTGCCACCTATTAGCAGGATCGCATTAGGGAAACGCTCCGACACTTGCTTCCAAGCCTCTAGCAGCTGTAGTAATCCCATTCGGTTCACCAGCCTGCGAACCGTCAAGACGGTAGTTGCGCCTTCCGGCAGATTCAAGGTTCTCCGGATGGCTAGGCGATTGGTTGCCGGAACGAATCTTTCTACATTGGCAGCACCCGGGATGACTATGATTTTATTAAAAGGAACGCCGTGCAGATCATGAAGCATGTCACGGAATGTTTCACTGAGTACGATGAACTTATCCGCCAGCTTATAGGCTTTATGTTCAATAGATTTGGCTATCGTTGTTTTGACCCGGTGTTTGATGCCCTGACCTTCGATCTTCATTTCTTCATTCCAAGGTCCGTGAAACGTCATGACTACAGGTATTCCGCGTTTCTTCGCTTCCATAGCAGGACCGATTCCATAAGGTGCGAAGTGGGTGTATAGGATATCAATTCGACCACTTCCACTTCCCATTAGATCAGCCGCCTTACGCTGAAAAGCATCCTTGCGTTTCCATATAGCATCCTTCGGATCACCGGCGTTATGAATAATCAGTTCTTCAGAGGTTGTAGGCTTCTCTTGACTGCAGATCAGCGCATGTACCCGGTTTCGTGAGGAGAGCTGCTCACAAACGGATTTGAAATAGGTATTTAATCCGCCTGGTTGTAACGAGGGCCAGCTAAGGCCGGTCGTCATAATGTTCAATCCTTCACTGTACGGCATAGCTTCTCTCCCCTTTTTTCTCCTTCTCAGCCTGACCCTCCGCATTATGCTGGGCCAAGCTGTTCTTGCTTTGCAGTTCGTAATGCTTGAAGCCGACCATGAATTCGTACATAACCCAGAACACCGATACGGCGAAGCCTGATATCCCTTTTTTGAATAATCCATGCAGGAAATACTTCTGCAGGAATCGTGCCGGTGGACGAAGCAGCAGTAGACTAATCCGGAACGGCTTGCCGCTGGCATATGCCGTCTGTGCTTCAAGATCGGTATATTTATTGAAGCGGGACACATGATCGTTAATACTGCGGAAGCCTTGATGCCACAGCACCCCTTCAAGTCGGACCGTCCGATCCTCCGAAACATCAGGCATTTCATGCACTAGGCTGTTACGGATACCGTACTGTTTGCGGTTATACAGTCGAACCAGGTATTCACCGCGATCCAGCCACCTGCCTAGAAAATCACCGATTCTATAAAGGGAATAAGCTACCGTTATATCCGTAAGTCCACGCTTGCGTTCCAGAATATCCGCAGCCAATTCGTCGCTTACCACTTCATCGGTATCAATGAGGAAGACCCAATCATGGATGGCGCGTTCCACTCCGAATTCCCTTTGCTTAGCGTATCCGGGCCATGGATTGACGAACACCCGGCAATTCAGGCTTTCGGCCAATTGCACCGTCCCATCCTTGCTTCCTCCGTCGATAACCACAATCTCATCGGCGAAAAGTCTGCAAGACTGAATCGCACTCGATATTCGAGTTTCGTCATCTTGGGCGATGATGACCACCGAAATCGGGTAACTGCCCGGGCCGCCAAGCACGCTTGTTACTGACTCCATGAAAGTTTCCTCCTTTTGTCTAAAAATCCGGGGTTTCAAGGCCTTAGCCTCTACCCGTTAGCATCCATAGGTTTCTTGCGAATGTAAGAATTCATCGTCGTCTTCATCCATTGAATGTCCTGCCCGTTAATGAGCAGCCGTGGAATCTTAACCTTTAAGTTAAATCTGATATTAAGAATGATAAATCCGAACCGCAGTATAGCTGACGAGAGCATGGCTACACCTGCACCGAACAATCCGAACTTAGGGACTAGGAAGAATAACAGCGGTATAACCAGGATCAAGCCCACACCCTGAAGTATGGATACAAACTTCGGTTTTCCCAGTGCCATGAAAGCCTGTGCCAGTATGAGCGTCCCTCCACTAATCGTTACTTCCAGCAGCAGCAGTCGGAACACTGTTAATGCCGTGTTGAAATCCTTGCCGTACAGTAATGGAATCACTAGAGGGGCCACCAACATCAAGATCAGCGATCCGATCATTGTAAAGGTAGTACTAATCCGAAAGGCTTTGAAAGTAAGGCTGATGGCTTCCTCTTTCGATAATTCAGAGGCTTTTGGAAACAGCACCACTGTAATCGAGTTTGAAAAGAAGTTGACCATCCGTGAAAGACTTACAGCCACTGCATACAGCCCTAGATCAGCGGGACGGAGCAGGCCTGCAATGATTATCTGATCAATATAGAAGGAAAACTGCCCCAGCAGATCATTTCCGTACGAACCTAAACCGTAGGTAAATAACTTTTTGAACTGTTGATAGCTGTCCCGCATTTTCACTCTATAGGTTCGCAGAAGATTGAATGTCATCCAGATGAACAGCGGTACTGAAGGAAACAGGTATGCAAACGCCGTGGTAAATGGATTCATGGTGTGAGTTAGAATCAATACCCCGATCATGATTAGTGTCAGGAGAGGAGTAAGATATCGAAGCCAGTTAAATTTCTTGTAATCCCCTCGGAACTGGAAGGCTGCATTATTGATCTGGGAGACGACGATTAGCGGACAAAGGATCATTGACCATTGTGCGAATTGTACAACATCCGGGCTGAAGGATTTCAGCCAGTAAGGAAGTACAATTATTCCAACAATCATTGCGGCGGTTCCGAAGAATAGCGCGATCATTAAGGCCATCCGATACAACACACCGGCATCATCCGGATTTTTTTTGGCGTTATAGATTAACGCCGAGGGAATACCAAAGCTCATGCTGAACGCCAGAAACTGCGACCAGTTCACCATCGCTGTCTGTTCACCTCTACCCGTCGGTCCGAGATAACGGGCGGTCAGCACACCAGTCAGCATGTTAAGGAGCAAGATTAGAATGCTGACAAACATAGTTTTAACGGCGGCTGAGCTGTTGCCTTTGCTCTTCGTAAAGTTTCGGAACGAAGACCAGACCGAGTTAGTTGGAAATGATTTTGCGTTCAATTGCTGCATGTGGTGTTCCCTTCTTTCTGCTCTCAATAACCTCTTTAGCGCTGAGGCCGAGACCGATCAGCATCCAGATTAGATATCCTTTCATACCGGGAAAACCGTTGTCCGATACTAGACTTGCAATCGCTCCGCACCAGGCTGCCAGGGCCAGCCGAGCATATGGCTGCTCGCTGTCTTTACGGATGACTCTGACAACTATTTGTTTAACGACTGCGCCTAATGCTCCGAAGAAGAAGACGGCGCCCGCAACCCCGAAGGTTAGTAGCAGTGCGATAAACCCGTTATCCATAATTCCATACTCACCGAGCTCTCCGCCGTTCCCAAGCTTAGTTCCTGTTCCTACACTGCCGATACCTTCACCTACAGGATTAGCAGCGACCATGGGAAGCATGTTTTGCCATAAGCCGAGACGTTCGTTATACGAATGATCTTCCTTTACAGAGGTCAATGTCTCCATTCTGGCTACAAGTCCTTCCGCTCCGGGAAGCTTGGGAACGATCCAGATTAAGGCGCAAGCGACAAAAGTAATCTGAAGCAGTGTTTTCCATTTCCCCTTGGAGGAGGAAGAACCGATGTACACCAGCAGCATCACCAGCAGAACCAACCAAGCCGAGCGTACTAGAGTGGTCAAGAGACATACTACAACGAGTAGTACTCCAATCCAGCGCAGGCTTCCCTGCCATCTTTTCTCCAGAATCATCGGCACTAGTGCGAATACTAGAAAAGCGGCTGCAGGTCCGGGTGAATTCAAGGTAGAGAATACTCGGATTTCCAGAGGATATGGCAACCCAATGGAGATCATATCCGCATGCCTCATCCAAAATGCATCCCAGGGTGGAACGGTTAGATACTGGATAATCCCGTATACTGCGACCATGACCGCGATATTGGCGTAAGCGTGAAGCAGACGATCCATATCTTTGGTAGTGAAAGGCGTTACTGCAAAGAATGGGATTAGAAGCAGCGGTACAATGTAATTCGCCAGATCATATACCGAGCCCATGCCGTTCTTCGCCAAACCTATTAGGGCCCCGTATGCTAGTGCTGCTGCGAATAATAAGACGATCCGGTTAGAGGAGCGCTTCATTT harbors:
- a CDS encoding glycosyltransferase family 2 protein; amino-acid sequence: MESVTSVLGGPGSYPISVVIIAQDDETRISSAIQSCRLFADEIVVIDGGSKDGTVQLAESLNCRVFVNPWPGYAKQREFGVERAIHDWVFLIDTDEVVSDELAADILERKRGLTDITVAYSLYRIGDFLGRWLDRGEYLVRLYNRKQYGIRNSLVHEMPDVSEDRTVRLEGVLWHQGFRSINDHVSRFNKYTDLEAQTAYASGKPFRISLLLLRPPARFLQKYFLHGLFKKGISGFAVSVFWVMYEFMVGFKHYELQSKNSLAQHNAEGQAEKEKKGERSYAVQ
- a CDS encoding UDP-glucose dehydrogenase family protein encodes the protein MKLAVIGTGYVGLVSGVCFTLNGNHVICVDKDEEKINKLNRMESPIYEPGIEALIEVNLREGRLSFSSDLTDSVRRSDIIILAVGTPSLPNGEADLQYIEGAAAEVGRAMDGYKIIMTKSTVPVGTNEKIRKMIASQTTYPFDIVSAPEFLREGSAISDTLHPDRIVIGLDNPDLEPVMRKLHQGFTENVFVTDIRSAEMIKYASNAFLATKISFINEIANICEKVGADVTEVAQGMGMDRRIGSSFLQAGIGYGGSCFPKDTNALIQIAGNVDYEFKLLESVVEVNKGQRFMIISKLHESLGSLRGAVIGIWGLAFKPNTDDVREAPAREIVEALVAEGAIVKLFDPIAADNFRKQYDHPQLRWCSLPEEAAKDSDAVCLLTDWSLFRDIDLHKLAQSMRKQILIDGRNLYTKQQIEGTGLEYHSVGRPQMGGLSGYSQSVAGAV
- a CDS encoding glycosyltransferase family 4 protein, which codes for MPYSEGLNIMTTGLSWPSLQPGGLNTYFKSVCEQLSSRNRVHALICSQEKPTTSEELIIHNAGDPKDAIWKRKDAFQRKAADLMGSGSGRIDILYTHFAPYGIGPAMEAKKRGIPVVMTFHGPWNEEMKIEGQGIKHRVKTTIAKSIEHKAYKLADKFIVLSETFRDMLHDLHGVPFNKIIVIPGAANVERFVPATNRLAIRRTLNLPEGATTVLTVRRLVNRMGLLQLLEAWKQVSERFPNAILLIGGKGPLRGELEEKIADYGLSNKVRLLGYIPDHELTGYYQAADLFVVPSQALEGFGLITVEAMATGLPVMATPVGGNKEILQGFRPELLFKSPASEDMAEGIIHMLSNRKLLPSRDECRDHVLEKYTWQHVADGVEAVFREALEKDVAAGC
- a CDS encoding sugar phosphate nucleotidyltransferase; the encoded protein is MKLVLLSGGSGKRLWPLSNDSRSKQFLRVLESPQGEPESMVQRVWRQLKETGLESSSYLATGRGQVEMIQSQLGSEVPIIVEPERRDTFPAIALTASYLYSVAGVSPSEIVAILPVDPYVESSFFESVAKLESTMEESGANLALMGVVPELASEKYGYIIPTRDAAGENGFLRVSHFQEKPDRKQAEELISRNALWNCGVFAFRLGYLLDILQSKGLPLGYEEMQKQYKLLASISFDYEVVEKEDNIVVQPYDGFWKDLGTWNTLTEEMSSNHVGKGFITADSEGTCLINELDIPITVIGAKDLIIAASPDGILVTHKAESPRIKEVLKTFEQRPMYEERRWGHYRVIDYVKYDEGNEVLTKRIFIAEGKNISYQLHHKRSEIWTIISGEASIVLNEKMHNVKAGDVVRIPEGTKHAILALTNLEFIEVQTGSELVEEDNIRITLDWDDIELHQFIS
- a CDS encoding glycosyltransferase family 4 protein; amino-acid sequence: MLRVAYIDHTAKWSGGEVALFNILTNIGEQIDPLVILAEEGVLAERLKEKGIDVRIIPLDESVRSRGRNAVNLGAPGALFKLLAYGRKLAPLLKQEKVDCVHTNSLKSALYGTIAAKKAGVPLIWHIRDHIGAPYLKPVVAKAIRLLSRLLPNGVIANSHSTLNALELPRSKKTLVVYSAFAKAIGGGIGKRDQKDFNVLLVGRLAHWKGQHIVLEAAKKFSQDGRVKFWLAGDALFGEEEYKKELVQKIEQDGLTNVSLLGHVEDIQGIMNTADLLIHTSITPEPFGQVIVEGMAAGLPVIASNEGGPVEIVIPGETGMLIQPGDPDLLAESITWMLEHPEERRKMADNGMKRVKEHFVIENTVRDIVDYYKGLLAST
- a CDS encoding glycosyltransferase, with translation MKIAIAHDYLIQMGGAERVVEVFHHMYPEAPIFTTVFNGSRLTDNLKDADIRTSWLQKIPGVKTNFKGMLPLYPMAIKDLDFSGYDIVLSSSSAFMKSIQVPSHTFHLCYCHTPMRFAWDYDTYMERQSNSGLYKRLLKVYMQQLKNWDQRTSKNVNQFVANSSVVKKRIQNYYHRDSDIIFPPINTARFTSSSTIGDYYLIVSRLVSYKRIDLAVEAFSRNGLKLYIVGDGPDRKRLESMAKSNVSFLGRLEDDQVTGLMAQCRALIFPGEEDFGITPLEANAAGRPVIAYQAGGALDTIIPYVNGVFFQHQEVEDLLAAINEVESYSWDIGQIISHAQKFDEESFMVNFKQYVEQAYVNFLKGG
- a CDS encoding PA14 domain-containing protein; the encoded protein is MIAYRKYRLLCSLLSLALFLTAIPLGLSIAPLSAEAAVSFAPVNPNASPEAIKLLKYVSDISGRGILTGQHDYLESPDEFSNKLQATSGKYAALHGYELGAISGQTESTTAWQRQNVVNSAISWNKNGGIVAMTFHENLPGTTYDWSNVSRSLSQADFDKYVTPGTAQYNSLITELDKVAVSLKSLRDAGVPVLWRPYHEMNGGWFWWGQKNNFSTLWNIMYDRYVNYHKLNNLLWVWSPNAPNAWANPYASTYPGAVKVDILAADIYENDYKQSYYDSLLTLAAGKPIAIGENGEMPDPGTILKTQPNWAFMMNWGKMLYEKNTTATITSFMINSYTLTRDEYSTGVVPSATPSPTPTPVPTPTPVVGLLLPAQNGLQGQYFKNMTLSGTPALVRNDSAIDFNWRLTAPASSLGINYFSVRWTGKIKPLYSETYQIYTASDDGIRVWVDGKIVIDSWTKQSGTERVGSIPLQAGQLYDIKIEYYENDGDARVRLMWESPSQIKGAVPSNALFLASNALNVTVSTVTPTPTPTPTPTPTPTPTPTPTPTPTPTPTPTPTPTPTPTPTPTPTPTPTPTPTPATVTSQNQEPLQTVTPVYENGLQGEYFSNMQLSGTPALVRKDAALDFNWRLLSPNSAIGIDFFSVRWSGKIKPRYSETYQIYTGSDDGIRVWIDGKSVIDSWVKQSGTERLGSITLNAGQLYDIKVEYYENQGDARARLMWESPSQLKETVPSSALFLPNATLN